From the Luteolibacter rhizosphaerae genome, one window contains:
- a CDS encoding isoprenyl transferase: protein MNEDRSIPRHIAIIMDGNGRWAKERGLPRREGHRAGAESVRECVEACKQLGVEYLTLYAFSSENWNRPAAEVTALMALLEKFLEEKSSELMKQNVRLKAIGHLDRLPDRTRRKLDKAIERTSGNTSLTLVLALSYGAREEIVEAARSLAADAVAGKIDPAKIDNASFAARLYTAEIPDPDLLVRTSGELRVSNFLLWQISYAEIVIFKKFWPDFRQEDLREAAQEYARRHRRFGGL from the coding sequence ATGAACGAAGACCGCTCCATCCCCCGCCACATCGCCATCATCATGGATGGCAACGGGCGTTGGGCGAAGGAGCGCGGTCTGCCGCGTCGTGAGGGACACCGCGCCGGGGCGGAGTCCGTGCGGGAATGCGTGGAAGCCTGCAAGCAACTCGGCGTGGAGTATCTGACGCTCTACGCCTTTTCCTCCGAGAATTGGAACCGCCCCGCCGCGGAGGTCACCGCGCTGATGGCCCTGCTGGAGAAGTTCCTGGAGGAGAAATCCAGCGAGTTGATGAAGCAGAACGTGCGGCTCAAGGCGATCGGCCACCTCGACCGCCTGCCGGACCGCACCCGGCGCAAGCTCGACAAGGCGATCGAGAGAACCTCGGGCAATACCTCGCTCACCCTCGTGCTCGCCCTGTCCTACGGTGCACGCGAGGAGATCGTGGAGGCCGCCCGCTCGCTCGCCGCGGATGCCGTCGCCGGCAAGATCGACCCGGCGAAGATCGACAACGCCAGCTTCGCCGCCCGGCTCTACACCGCGGAAATCCCCGATCCCGACCTGCTGGTCCGCACTTCTGGCGAGCTGCGGGTCTCGAACTTCCTACTCTGGCAGATCAGCTACGCGGAAATCGTGATCTTCAAAAAGTTCTGGCCGGATTTCCGCCAAGAGGATCTCCGGGAAGCAGCTCAGGAATACGCCCGCCGCCACCGCCGATTCGGGGGATTGTAG
- a CDS encoding Hcp family type VI secretion system effector, with protein sequence MRTLRPSSLSRTLALAAPAVSLVVTRADAAFDTFIKFSDIKGESVDKVHREWCNALSFSFGTETPVLIGGSGSGAGKATAKPFIITKRVDKASPQLFLQSVQGQPLPTVTMELATTASATAPVVFYKIVLTNAFVTKIDSSGAAGDDGVSETIELSYEKISIIYSALDAKGVPIPQPEVTWNFAENTK encoded by the coding sequence GTGAGAACGCTGCGCCCTTCCTCCCTATCCCGCACCCTCGCCTTGGCCGCCCCGGCGGTCAGCCTCGTCGTCACGCGAGCGGATGCCGCCTTCGACACTTTCATCAAGTTTTCCGACATCAAAGGCGAGTCGGTGGACAAGGTCCATCGCGAGTGGTGCAACGCTTTAAGCTTCAGCTTCGGCACGGAGACACCGGTGCTCATCGGTGGCAGCGGCAGCGGAGCAGGAAAGGCCACCGCTAAGCCTTTCATCATCACCAAGCGGGTCGACAAGGCTTCGCCACAACTTTTTCTCCAGAGCGTCCAAGGGCAGCCCCTCCCGACCGTGACGATGGAACTCGCTACGACTGCTTCAGCCACCGCGCCCGTCGTCTTCTACAAGATCGTGCTCACCAATGCCTTCGTGACCAAGATCGATAGCTCCGGAGCTGCGGGTGATGACGGAGTTTCCGAGACGATCGAGCTCAGCTACGAGAAGATCAGCATCATCTACTCGGCACTCGATGCGAAGGGGGTCCCGATTCCACAACCCGAGGTGACTTGGAACTTCGCGGAGAACACGAAGTGA
- a CDS encoding adenylosuccinate synthase, giving the protein MNTIVTGLQWGDEGKGKIVDYLTESADVVVRGQGGNNAGHTVIAKGVRYILNLLPSGILWDGKVNVIGNGVVVDPVGLVAEIERQEAQGVAITADKLLISDRAHVVLPLHKELDAARELALGDRKIGTTKRGIGPTYADKINRCGLRIADLLDEPFFREMVAHRTEDANEVLAKYGLPTFDAVQQADEVLAAFERLRPHVTNTIPVLHKAWKEGKTILFEGAQGSLLDVDFGTYPFVTSSNTTSGGSCTGSGLPPNAIQQVIGVCKAYTTRVGSGPFPTVDEGLSEYLHGLGREFGVVSGRPRGCGWLDAVLLRHGCMVNGATGLAVTNLDGLDNYESLRICTGYDIDGTIHELPPADRHAWDRAKPVYEELPGWQQDTTASTSFDQLPANAKAYLKRLSELCDTPVKFVGVGPDRAQTLVV; this is encoded by the coding sequence ATGAACACCATCGTCACCGGTCTCCAGTGGGGAGACGAAGGAAAAGGCAAGATTGTCGATTACCTCACCGAGAGCGCCGATGTGGTCGTGCGCGGCCAAGGCGGTAACAATGCCGGTCACACGGTCATCGCGAAAGGTGTCCGCTACATCCTGAACCTGCTTCCTTCCGGCATTCTTTGGGATGGCAAGGTCAACGTGATCGGCAATGGCGTGGTCGTGGACCCCGTGGGCCTGGTCGCGGAGATCGAGCGCCAGGAAGCGCAGGGCGTGGCCATCACCGCGGATAAATTGCTCATCTCGGACCGCGCACACGTGGTGTTGCCGCTGCACAAGGAACTGGATGCCGCCCGCGAACTCGCCCTCGGCGACCGCAAGATCGGCACAACCAAGCGCGGCATCGGCCCCACCTACGCGGACAAGATCAACCGCTGCGGCCTGCGCATCGCCGACCTGCTCGACGAGCCCTTCTTCCGCGAGATGGTGGCCCACCGCACCGAAGACGCGAACGAAGTGCTCGCGAAGTACGGCCTACCGACCTTCGACGCCGTCCAGCAAGCCGATGAAGTGCTTGCCGCCTTCGAGCGCCTGCGCCCGCACGTGACAAACACCATCCCCGTGCTCCACAAGGCATGGAAGGAAGGCAAGACGATCCTCTTCGAGGGAGCCCAAGGCTCGCTACTGGATGTCGACTTCGGCACCTATCCCTTCGTCACCTCCTCGAATACCACCTCCGGCGGATCCTGCACCGGTAGCGGCCTGCCGCCGAATGCGATCCAGCAGGTGATCGGTGTCTGCAAGGCCTACACCACTCGTGTCGGCTCCGGCCCTTTCCCCACCGTGGACGAGGGTCTTTCCGAGTATCTGCATGGGCTGGGTCGCGAGTTCGGCGTGGTCTCCGGCCGCCCGCGCGGCTGCGGCTGGCTGGATGCCGTGCTGCTCCGCCACGGCTGCATGGTGAACGGCGCCACCGGACTGGCCGTCACGAACCTCGACGGCCTCGACAACTACGAGAGCCTCCGTATCTGCACCGGCTACGATATCGACGGGACCATCCACGAGCTGCCGCCTGCCGACCGCCACGCTTGGGACCGCGCCAAGCCGGTCTACGAGGAGCTTCCCGGCTGGCAACAGGACACCACGGCATCCACTTCCTTCGATCAACTCCCGGCAAACGCGAAGGCCTACCTCAAGCGCCTGAGCGAACTTTGCGACACACCGGTGAAATTCGTCGGTGTCGGTCCGGATCGCGCTCAGACATTAGTCGTCTGA